DNA from Paratractidigestivibacter faecalis:
CAAGCACGCCGGCTTTGGCCTGGGCTTCGAGCGCCTGGTCATGTACCTCACGGGCGTGGACAACATCCGCGACGTCCTGCCGCATCCGCGCACCGTGGGCAACGCGGACTTCTAAGAGGCGGGGCTTGTGACCCTGATCTGACTGACTTGGGCGGCGAGAAGAGAGGTCTTCTCGCCGCCCTTTTTAGTGCGGAACGGGGTGCGTGGGGCCTGAGCTGGATCCGGCCTGGCTGGGCCGGCCTAGGCCAGGAGGTCCTCGATGAACTGAGCCACGGCGTCCTCCTCGCAGGGCCCAATGTGTTGACGGGCGGCACCCCTTGCCTCGGGCGATGCGTTGGCCACGGCGTAGGAGTTGGGGATGGCCTCGAGCATGGTGAGGTCGTTCTCGGAGTCCCCGAAGTAGGCGACCTCCTCCGGCGTGATGCCCATGGCGTCGAGGAGGGCCGGCAACGCGCTTGCCTTGGTCCAGCCGCGCTCGATGACGTCCAGGAAGAAGGGCGCCGGCTGGGGGAAGGCCAGGTCAGGACATGTGCTTTCTGCAATGCGCCGCAGGTCATCGATGGCGTTGAAGCGCGTGTCCACAAAGATGCCGGCGGAGATGACGGCCCCGTCTGAGGGGAGCTCCCCTGCGGGGGTGATGGCCTGCCGGGCGCCGGCGATGTTGGCGCGGGCGGTCTCGTCACCTGCGGCGACGCCCAGCGCATAGCTGGTGGCGGACGAGAAGGGGTCCTCCGAGATCACGCTTGCCAGGGCAAAGCTGCCCTCAAAGGGAAGAAGCGCCTCGCCCAGGCGCATCACGGCGTCCTGGGGAAGCGACCTGCGCAAGATGAGCTCGCCGTTGAGAAACACCTGCTTGCCGTTGGCCATAATTCCCGTGGAGACGCACCTCTGGTCTCCGTAAAAGGCGGGGAGAAGCGCGGCGCGGTCTCGGCCGCTTGCGGGCCCAAAGTGGATGCCTGCCTGTTGAGCGGCGAGGACGGCCTCATGCGTGCGCTGACTGACGGTGACGGCGCCAAAGGGGAGCAGCGTGCCGTCCATGTCCGAGAGTATGAGCTTGATCATGGGCGGGGCCCGTTTCTGTTGGGGCGGTTTGGAGGCGCAAGTTCCATTGTAGACGGGTATACTCAGTATACGCGTCTACAAGAGAGGGGAACCATGGCAACTGCGGTGATTTCTGGTCGGGTCGACGAGCAGGTGAGGGAGTCGGCCGAGCGTTACATCCAGGCCGCCGGCCTGACCGTTGCGGACGTCATCAGGACGGTGTGGGAGAGAATTGCCAGGACGGGCGAGGTGCCCCGCGAAGAGGCGGTGGGGGAGCCGGCCGACGCCGCCTGGAACGACTTCATGGCCTTCCGAGATGAGATTTCTGGCGAGGCGTCTTGGCTCGACGCGCTCACTGAGCGCGAGGTAAGAGACCTGGTGGCGGCTCGCTATGAGTAGGTACTCTGGGCAGAGGGTCCTTATGGACACAAACGTGCTGCTAGATGCCTTGGACTCGCGAAGGCCGCAGTCCGAGGAGGCGTGCCGGGTCCTGAGGCATTGCAATGGCGGAGGAGCAACGGCGTACGTCTGCCCGATGTCCCTGAAGGACGTGTACTACGTGCTCGCCAAGGCGCACGGCGCCGAGGCCGCGCGGAGAGGGGTCGGCTACCTTATGGGCCTCGTCGTGATTGCGCCGATGGGACCCGAGGACTGCGACGTCTCGCTGCGCTCCGACGAGCCGGACTTTGAGGACGGGCTCGTACGTGCCTGCGCGGAGCTGAACGGGATTGACTTCATCTTAACAAGAGACGCCAAGGCGTTTGACCACTCCACCGTCAGGGCCGTCAACTGCGCCAAGTATCTCGAGATCTTTGCGGCGCGGGACGAGGCCGCAAGAGGGGCGGCCTTCGGAGTGAGACCCTAGTCCGCGGGGACAACCTGCGCGGGCTCGGCCCAGATGATGCCGCGCTCGTTGGCCCACTGGCGGACGCGTTCCTTCATGCCCGCTACGTCAAGGGTGCCCAGGGCAAAGCCCTTGCGGACAAGCTCCTCCGGCACGAGCTCGTCGTACTTCTCGAAGTAGGGGACCTCGGCGGGGTAGACCAGGTCCATGGGGTCTCCAAGCTCCGCGGCGGCGCCGGTCAGGATCTCAAAGAAGGCCTGCTCGGTCATGTCCTCGCGCATGACGAAGGCCATGAAGTAGGGGCGCGAGGAGTCCAGGCCCTTGAGACCGAGGTCCTTGGCACACCTGATCTTGAGGAGACGCTCCAGCGCGAGGAAGGCGTAGCTTCCCAGCCAGGGGAAGAGGCACCACATGTTGCCCCCAAGGCTCACGAGCGGCGACTTGGTGAGTCCGCCGTTCTTGGCGACGTGCCGGGCCTGGGCAAGGCGGGCCCGCGCCTGCGGCCGCAGGTAGGCGTAGGGGGTGGACTCCTCCAGCGCCTGGCGCATGCGCACGAGGACGCGCGTGTTGATGTCTCCGGCGCACTCGCCAAAGTAGGCGGGCACGCGCCCCTTTACCTGTGTGACGTAGAGCAGGCGCCGCTTGTGGTCGACCTCCTCCACAAGCCAGACGTGTCCCGCGATGGCGACCTTCTCGCCTGGTGGGGGAGGGGCGCAGAGGGTGCCGATCTCCTGCGAGTCGCAGCGGACGGTGTACTCCACGCTCTCCTGGAAGACGGCATAGAACTTGTAATTGTTTGTGACGCGCTCCCCGGCAAGCCCCACGATGAGGCCGCCGGTCTCCGTGGTCTCAACGTAGTCGTGCGCCAGAAGGTGGCGCAGCAGGATGCGAAAGTCGTCCGCGCTGATGCGGTGGAAGGGCGTGAGTGTGAGCACCCGCGTTGCCAGCTGCGGGGGCGTGAGCTCCCCCTCGGAGGCGAGAATGGCCAGGGTCTGGTGGCAGAGCAGGCTGTAGGGCAGGCGGTCCAGGCGCGCGGGCTCAACCCAGTGCTCCTCGCGGTAGAGCTGGACGAGGGCGATGCCCTGCAGGAGCTCCCAGGGGAGGGTCTCTGGCGTGAGGGCCCGCGGCTCGGGCTGTTCTTCTCGCATGACGAACCACATCTCAGGCGGGGCCTCGCGCCGGCCGGTGCGGCCCATGCGCTGAAGGAAGCCAGAGACGGTGAAGGGGGCGTTTATCTGGAAGGCACGTTCCAGGCGCCCCACGTCAATGCCGAGCTCGAGGGTTGCGGTGGCCACGATGCTGAGGTCCGCGGAGTCATCCCGCATGAGCTCCTCGGCGCTCTCCCTGATGCTGGCGGAGAGGTTGCCGTGGTGGATGAGGAAGCGGTCAGGCTCGTGGTTGACCTCGCAGTAGCGCCTGAGGGTGGTGGTGACCTCCTCGGCCTCCTCGCGCGAATTGGTGAAGACGAGGCACTTGCGACCGCGCGTGTGCTCAAAGACGTACCCGATGGCGGGGTCGGCGCCGTCGGGGGCGGTGTCGTCAAGTAGGTCATCGGGCTCGGGCATGTCTATCCCCGTGCTCAAACATTCTCGGCCTTCGGCCTGCGAAACTGCGCGCGGGAATAGACATGCCCGAGCCGTTGAGGCGGCATTTGACTCCCGGTCCTTGACTGCCGACCCCGCCGTCGGGTGCGGCTTCGGGCCGTCGATGGCAGGGGCGGGGCTCGGGGCCGCCTGGGTGGAGAGTACCTCTACCTCGGTTGGGGAGGTGCTGGCGAACGAGAGCTCGGTGGCTTGGGGGCCGGTTTGGAAGAAGTGCTCCATGGAGAGGCGCCAGGTGCGGGGCGGCTCCTCGACCTTGGGGATGACGGTGTTTCTGCCGGTGCCAGCCGCCAGGAAGCGGCCTACGGATTCCGGGTCTCCCATGGTGGCGGAGAGGCCTATGCGGCGCGGGTCGACGCCTGCCATGCGGGAGAGGCGCTCTATGAGGCAGATGGTCTGGCCGCCGCGGTCTCCGCGCAGCAGGGAGTGAACCTCGTCGATGACCACGTAGCGCAGGTTGCAGAAGAGGCTCGATATTGCGGCATGCCTGTGCATGAGCAGCGCCTCGAGGGACTCCGGCGTAATCTGCAGGATGCCCGAGGGATGCTTCATGAGCTTGGCCTTGTGACTGGCAGAGACGTCTCCGTGCCAGTGCCATACGGGAATGTCCGCGCGTGCGCAGAGGCCAGTCAGGCGATAGAACTGGTCGTTGATAAGGGCCTTGGTGGGGCCAACGTAGATGGCGCCCACGGATGCCGGTGGGTTCTCCCAGAACTCCGTCAGGATGGGAAAGAACGCGGCCTCCGTCTTGCCCGATGCGGTGGACGCACAGAGAAGGACGTGGTCGTCGCTGTTGAAGATGGCGTCTCCTGCGGCCACCTGGATGCCACGCAGCGAGTCCCAGCCGTTCTCGTAGATGAAGTCCTGAACAAAGGGTGCGTATCGGTCAAAGACGGACATGAGTGCTCCTATAGCCCCATGCCGCCGAGAAGCCCGCAAACTCGCCAAAGCCCTCGTTGGCATAGACGTAGATGCCACCCTTGAGCTCGGGGCGCACGGGTCCGAGTCCGTTGGAATCAGCGATGGAGTCCTCCGCGGCCTGGGCCGGAAGGTCCTTATCGCCGGAGCGAGGGGTTTGGTTCATGGATGACCGCCTTGGCTAGATGGTGAACTCTGCGAAGGACGGGTCAACGTCAGAGGAGCCCGGCTTTGAGCCATTGGCGTTGGAACCCGTCTCAACGGTAGCCGCAAGCTGCGCAAAGGCGTTAGGCTGTAGCAGTTCCGCAACGTCTGTGTCTGGGTTCTGATACATGATGTCCAGAAGCTCGATGAAGTCCCTGATGACCTCTCGCGGGGTGAGGTGGCTGTCGGCGCCCACGCGCCCGAACTCGACCTGCAGAAACCTCACCAGGTCATCGGTGGTGACCTTGCGCTCGTAACCAAAGTAGCCGGCGTGGATGTCTGCCAGCTTCTCTGCCAGGACGAGGAGCTCCTCGTAGGTGAGCGACTGTAGGTGGATGATGGGAGCGAGCATGTCCGTCATGTCCTCGCGGGCAAAGCGACCCTGGGTCAGGCGGCTGCGCAGGGCCTCGTAGCTAAAGACGCCGCGACGGCGGTCCTCTATGGACTGGGGCGTTCCTCCCATGATGATGCCCAAGTACTGCGCCTTGCCCTGGAGCGTGTCGTTGTACATGGTGAGAATCTTCTCGTAGTTGTTCTGGCGAGTGATGGAGTTGGGGATCTTGTACAGGTTGACCAGCTCGTCGATCATGACGAGCATGCCCTTGTAACCCGCACCCACCAGGAAGCGCGCCAGCAGCTTGACGTAGTCGTACCAGTCATCGTCAGTGATGATGGTGCCATTGCCCAGCTCCGACTTTGCCTCGGTCTTGGTGCGGTACTCTCCGCGCAGCCACTTGACCACGTGGGCAAGCTCCTCCTCGTCCTGCTCCAGGTAGGCCATGCGGTAGCGCCTGAGCATGCGGGTGAAGTCAAAGCCGTGGACCATCTCATCCAGCGGGGCGAGCTGCTCCCTCAGCAGGGAGGCCCCGTCCGCGCCAGCCTCCACCTGCTGCTGGACCGAGCTGACCCAGCGGTCGAGGATGAGGTTGAGCGCACCGCCCTCCGGACGGGTCTTGGTCGAGATGTTGCGGATGAGCTCGCGATAGGTGGCAAGCCCCTGGCCCTGGTTGCCCTGCAGGCGGCGCTCCGGGGAGAGATCCGCGTCTGCCACCACAAAGCCCTCGCCCATGGCGTGGGTGCGAATGGTCTGGAGCAGGAAGCTCTTGCCGGCGCCATAGCGGCCCACGAGGAAACGGAAGGACGCGCCGCCGCTCTCTATGAGGCCAAGGTCCGTGAGGAAGGCCTGTATCTCCTTCTCTCTGCCGACGGTGATGTAGGGCAGGCCGATGCGTGGCACGACGCCGCCCTTGAGCGAGTTGATGATGACGGCGGCGATGCGCTTGGGAACCCTGGGCTTCTGCTCTGCCATCTGACTGCTCTCCTTCCCGTCTGCGTGAAAGGCAATCCTAGCACAGCTGCGGGTCAATAACAAACAGACGTTCTATTTTTCTGCCGAATAGGGCCCGCATGGCGAGTGGGTCGCGGAGCGAGAAATCCAGTGCAGGCTTTGACCCTGCACTGGATGGGGCCTGCCAGAGCTGACCAGGGGTTTCTCGCCAGATGGGCAATCCAGTGCGGGGAGAAAAACGGCCCGAGGCCCGCACTGGATGCCCGGGCAAATCCAGTGCAGGCCTCGGGGCCCTACAGCGCGGCCCGGACGTCTTCGGCGTAGTCCTCCACCAGCTGCGGCTCGCCATCTGCCCCAAACTCGATGGCGGTGTCTCCCAGCAGGTGAAAGAGGGCCTCGTTGATTGCATCCACCATGAGGCCCACGTTGCCCGGACCGGCGTACTTCCTGCCGTCGAGAAGCGCCCGCAGCAGTGCGGTTTCATCCTCGGAGAGCCCCAGGTTGCTGACGTCATCGGCTTGCGCGGGAGCCTCCTGCTGAGCTTCCTCCGCTGCTGCCATGGACACCGCCTCCTGAGCCCCCTCGGCAGCGGAGTCCTCGCGCTCCTCGTCCACCAGAAGGGCCTCGCGCGTGACGGCCGCGGCGGAGCGGATGCCCGCCAGCTTGGAGAGGTCGATCTCAACGCGCCGGGGCGCCGCCGCCTGCTTCCAGCCCAGATAGGCCGCAATCTCGTCATCTATGATCTTGACCAGGTACTTTGCCTCGGCGTGGTCCTTGAGCGGGTGCGCGTAGCCAAGGGCCTGGCGCAGCTGTCGGTCCACGGCGCGCACGATCTGGCCCAGCTTGGCGCTGCGGGCGCCCCCGTCGTGGTAGGAGTCGCAGCTCCACAGGCCGTTCTTGCAGACGTAGCGCCTGGTGGGAGAGAGCTCGTAGACGCAGTCCTCGTGAAAGCCCGGCTCGTAGCGGACGGCGCTCGCGTACATGACGTGGCGCACGGCAAAGCGCAGGCCAAAGAGGGTCTCGGTGAGCCCCTGCGTGCGGCTGCCGCGGTAGTGGAGCGCCAGGCGAGAATAGACCGCCAGCAGCACGCGCGAGACGTCCTCCGGCCGCTCCTTGTAGAGGCGGCTCTCGTCCAGGCGGTAGCTTGAGAGCTGGCAGACGGACTGCGCGAACTCGCCGGCGTGGTCACCCATCGCGGCAAAGTCCGTGGGCTGGCGCCTGCGGCCCTTGGGAGGGGCTGCGGCCAGCGCGTCCTTCTCGGCGCGCTCCAGCACGGCTATGGCGGCGTCGTGCTCCAGGTGGGCGTAGGGGACGGCGAGCTCCGCCGGGAGGTCGTGCTCCACGACGTAGTCCACCAGCCACTCGGGCACGTAGCGGTCCATGCCGGGGTCAAACTGGCGGTACGTCTTCCAGAACGCCTCGATGGCGTCGAAGGCCTTGCGGCCGGGCTCCACGCCAATGCCCATGAGCAACTCGTAGAGGTAGACGTAGGCAAACGAGGCCGCCGTCTGCTCAACCTGCCCCGCGCGCACGCGTGCCCGCCACGTGAAGTAGCCGCGCAGCTGCCGGTCGGTCATGGTGCGGTACGTGGGGTAGTAGCTCTGGAACTGCCCGTGGTAGGGGCAGTTGTCCTCAAAGTCCTCCATGAGGCGGGCCTGCTCGTAGAAGAGGCGCGTCTCGGACCAGGTGCGGCCGCGCGGCGTGCGCTGCAGCTCGCGCATCTGGCCGATCTTTTGGGGCAGGTAGCTGTCCATCTGCGACCCGCGGCGGATGATGGGCTCGTCGGCGTACGTCTTGGTGGTGGAGAAGGCCTTTGAGCTGCGCAACCTTGGGTCGGAGAGAATCTGCTCAAGGAGCCGGTCTATGTCCATGCCGTTGGCGTAGATGTCGCCCTCGTCGCGCCAGCTGCTCATGCCACGGCCTGCGCTATCAGGGCGTAGACGACGGCGATAACCACGGAGGGCAGCATGTTGGCGGGCTTGAAGGTGCGCGGCCAGATGAGGTTCACGCCCACGCAGAAGACCAGCATGGAGCCGACGAGGCTCAGGTTTGCCAGCGCCGCATCGGTCATGATGGGGTGCAGAAGCGTCGCCAGCGCGGTCATGCTGCCCTGCAGCACGCCGACGGGCAGGGCGGAGAAGAGGCAGCCGCGGCCCATGGACGCCGCCATGGCGCAGACGATGATGGCGTCGAGCGCCCCCTTGAGCATGAGGGTGGAGTAGTCGCCCGCGAGGCCGTCCTGGATGGACCCCACTATGGCCATGGCGCCGATGCTCACGGTGAGGGAGGCCGTCACAAAGCCGTCCACAAAGCGCGCGTCCCCGGAGCTGCCGGTCTTCTCGCGCAGCCAGACGCCAAGGCCCTCAAAGCGGACGTCCAGGTCAAGGGCCTCTCCCACGACGGTGCCCACGGCCAGGCAGACCACCATCATCATGGTCCCGCCGCTGGTCAGGGCAATGGTGCCGTCCGCGGCCAGGCTTGCGGAGAGCATCTTCTCCAACGTGCCGGCAATGCCCACGAACATGACGGCCACGCCGCACGAGCGCAGGAGCGCCTGCTGGAGCCTCTGGGTGATGGCGCCGCGGCACAGAAGCCCCACCAGGCCTCCCGCCACGATGCATGCCACGTTGATGAGCGTTCCGAGTCCGACCACGCCGTTGCCCCCTTTGTTTTCGCAGGCTATGGTAACAAAGGGCCTGCGGGCAGCGTCGGGGGAGGGCCATGGCTGGTAAGAAGAACATGCGGGTTGCGGCGCTTGCTGCCGGTGCGGTCGCCGCCGGCGCGGCTGCGGCCGCCACATGCGCCCTGCGTCGCCTTGACCCGCACCCGCTGCGTGGCGGCGGCCTCGTCTACACCACCCGCGGCCCGCAGGGCGAGCCCGTGCGCGTGCTGCGCCGTGGCGGTGTCTTCCAGTCCGCCACCTACCTTGGCGAGAAGTGCCTGGAGCCCGTGTTTGAGTACTACCGCGCCTTTGGCGACGTGCTGGGGCGCGCTCCTGGGGCTCGCCGCGTCCTGGTGGTGGGCGGCGGTGGGTGCTCCTTTCCCAAGCTCGTGGCCCTGGAGCGTCCGTCTGCCTGCGTAGACGTGGTGGAGATAGACCCGTGCGTGGTCGACGCGGCCGGGCGCTGGTTCTATGTGGGCGAGGCGGCTCGACGCATGCGTGACAATGGCGGTGACCTGCGGCTTGTTTGCGCCGACGGCCGCGCGTTCCTGGACGCGGCGCCAACCGCCTCCTACGACATGATCGCGCTCGACGCGTTTGCCGGGGCCGCTCCCGTGGCCGCGCTCGCCGACGAGGGCTGCGCCCGCGCCTGCTGGCGCGCCCTGACGCCCGGCGGCGTCGTGGCCGCGAACGTGGTGACCCCAGCGGGCGACGCCGCCTTCCTCCGGGACCTCTGCTGCGTCTTCGAGGCCGTCTTCGGGCAGGTGGAACTTCTTCCCTGCGAGGACGACGCCTGGGGTGCCGACGACAACTACCTCGTGGTGGCCTGGCGGTAGGGCCGCCTAGACTGCAATGAATGAACTGATGTGGCTGTCGTCGAGGGAGGGTGTGAAAGCGAGCGAAAGACGCTCGCTCCATTGCCCATCAAGGGAGACAAGGTGCAGTCTGTCGCTGCTGTCTAGGACGCAGAGTTCGTTATTAATGATCTCGGCCTGCACTGCGTGATAGGGAAGCGTGCTCTCCGATTTGACTGACCATGTCTCATAGTCAAGGAGGGCGGCTTCCGTTCTGGTGGATGAGGTCTGGTGGATGTCGCCGTGAATGATGATCAAGCCATTGTCTATTGGGATTGTTTCGAGAATAGGCTTCTTAAGCTCGACAGTTTCAAGCGCTCTTGATGAGATGTCGTAGACTCCTAAGGTGCTTGACCTGTTGTTTTGGTTTGTTATGCTCGTCCAGCTCGGAATGAAGATTCTATCGTCGAAAATCCGTGGCCGAAATGCACAGTAGCCACAGGCATCAAGAGAAACGCATGAGATGGCGTTGAGGTCAAGGTCGTATATGTGAAGGCTTGACTGCACTGCTCCGTCGATGTCTTCCCATGCAAAAGCATACAGATTCGACGTATCTGAGATAATTGAATCAAGTATCAACTTGGAGAGGGTCAAGGACTGAACGTCTCCATTGGCAAGATTGACCTTGCTGATATGGGAGCTCAGATTTAGGTTCCCCCCAATGAAGGCATGGCCCTCTGCTGCGGCGATGCAATAGTTGTTGACAGCGTCAAGCGTATATTCCGTTACGCGGAAATCGTCAAGCTCAATCGAAAGGACGGTCTTGTCGTCGTTTCGTCCCGTTGGACCCGTTGGAGCAAGGAGCAGCTTTCCATCCATTACGGCGGGGCGAGAATAGTCTCCAACGGCTGCATGGTTGATTTCGGTAGACCCGAGGGCCTCCAGGTCGCTGTCTAGCCAGTGAATGAGGCTCGGGGCAACGTGGGGGCGCGTTTCAATCACTGCAAGCGCGGGCAATCGACTAGATGTTGCGTCTTGATCAGATTGCGAATCCCCGGAGCACCCAACCAACAGGCTCAAGGCAGCCAACCCAGCTCCGCAAATGAAATCCCGTCTTTTCATGGCTCCTCGCACTTGGGTCGAGGCGGGTCTTTGACCGTAGTGTACCCAGGAGCGAGTGGCGTCCCCACGCCCTTCTCGGCAAGAAATCTAAGCGCTTTCAACTGAGGTTTTCTTAGTGCCCAGAATAACGACCACATGAGTCGGGTACAGTCATGTCTGTTGAACATCGTTCGTCGAAGGGATGCGTGACATGCGCAAGTTCAAGACAGAGAGCAAGAAGCTCCTGGACCTCATGATCAACTCCATCTACACCAACAGGGAGATCTTCCTGCGCGAGCTGGTCTCCAACGCGTCCGATGCCATCGACAAGCTCTACCTCAAGAGCCTGACGGACGCCTCCGCCCAGATTGACCAGGCAAACCTTGCCATCACCGTCACGCCCAACAAGGACGCCCGCACGCTCACCATCTCCGACAACGGCATCGGCATGACGGCCGAGGAGCTCGAGAAGAACCTGGGCACCATCGCCCATTCCGGCTCCGAGGAGTTCAAGGCCGCCAACGCCGACAAGCAGGGCGACGCCGTGGACATCATCGGCCGCTTTGGCGTGGGCTTCTATTCCGCCTTCATGGTGGCCAAGGAGGTCAGCGTGGTCACGCGCGCCTTTGGCTCCGAGGAGTGCAACCGCTGGACGTCCGACGGCATTGAGGGCTACACCATCGAGGCCGTGCCCGCCGACGACCCCGCCTACCGCCAGACGGCCGGCTCCGACGTCATCCTCACGCTCAAGGACAACGCCGAGGAGGCCAGCTACGACGAGTACCTCGAGGAGTACACCCTCAAGGACCTCATCCGCCGCTACAGCAACTACGTGCGCTACCCGGTCCAGATGATGGTCACCAAGAGCCGCCAGAAGGAGAAGCCGGAGGACGCCGGCGACGACTACAAGCCCGAGTGGGAGGACTACCAGGAGCTCGAGACCATCAACTCCATGACCCCCATCTGGAAGAAGCGCGGCTCCGACGTCACCCCCGAGGAGTACAACGAGTTCTACAAGTCCACCTTCCACGACTGGGAGGACCCGGCCCGCACCTTCAGCCTGCACGCCGAGGGCACCCTGGAGTACGACGCGCTGCTGTTCATCCCGGGCAAGGCCCCGTTTGATCTCTACAGCCGCGACTACGAGAAGGGCCTCGAGCTCTACAGCTCCAACGTCCTGATCATGGAGAAGTGCGCGGACCTGCTGCCCGACTACTACAACTTCGTGCGCGGCGTCGTGGACTCCGCCGACGTGACGCTCAACATCTCCCGCGAGACCCTCCAGCAGACCCGCCAGCTGCAGGCTATGGAGCGCCGCATCGAGAAGAAGGTCACCTCCGAGCTGGAGTCCATGCGCGACAACGACCGCGATGACTACGTCAAGTTCTTCGAGAACTTTGGCCGCGGCCTCAAGTACGGCATCTATCAGAGCTACGGCATGAAGAAGGACGAGCTCGGCGGCCTGCTGCTCTTCTGGAGCGCCCGCGAGCAGAAGTACGTCACGCTGCAGGAGTACGCCGAGGCCATGCCTGAGGGCCAGAAGGCCGTCTACTACGCCGCCGGCGACGACCGCGAGCGCCTGGCCAAGATGCCCGTGGTCAAGGCCGTCCTGGCCAAGGGCTATGACGTGCTGCTCTGCACCGAGGACGTGGACGAGTTCTGCTTCCAGGCCATGCGCGACTTTGAGGCCAAGGGCCTGCCCAAGACCTACGAGGACGACGCCGCCCGCGAGGCCGCCCAGAAGGCTCAGGCCGACGGCGCCGAGCCCGAGACCGAGGACCGCACCCTGGAGCTGAAGAACGTCTCCTCCGGCGACCTGGACCTTGCCACCGAGGAGGAGAAGAAGTCGGCCGAGGAGGCCGCCAAGGCCAACGAGGACCTGTTCGGCGCCATGAAGGAGGCCCTGGGCGAGGACGTGGTCACCAAGGTCACCGTCTCTGCTCGCCTGACCGCCGCAGACGACGCCCCGTCCTGCGTCTCTGCCGAGGGCCCCGTCTCGCTCGAGATGGAGAAGGTCCTCTCCACCGGTCCCGCACCTGAGGACGTCAAGAGCCAGCGCGTCCTTGAGGTCAACGCCGCCCACCCGGTCTTTGCCAAGCTCCAGGCCGCCCAGGCCGCCGGCGACAAGGAGAAGCTCGCCCTCTACACCTCGCTTCTCTACGACCAGGCGCTGCTGACCGAGGGCCTGCCCGTGGCCGACCCGGTGGCCTTTGCCCAGAACGTCTGCAAGCTCATGGCCTAGCCGCCTGACTGACATGGCACTGCCGCGCGCCCTTCTCGCCTGCCGCTTGACC
Protein-coding regions in this window:
- the htpG gene encoding molecular chaperone HtpG, producing MRKFKTESKKLLDLMINSIYTNREIFLRELVSNASDAIDKLYLKSLTDASAQIDQANLAITVTPNKDARTLTISDNGIGMTAEELEKNLGTIAHSGSEEFKAANADKQGDAVDIIGRFGVGFYSAFMVAKEVSVVTRAFGSEECNRWTSDGIEGYTIEAVPADDPAYRQTAGSDVILTLKDNAEEASYDEYLEEYTLKDLIRRYSNYVRYPVQMMVTKSRQKEKPEDAGDDYKPEWEDYQELETINSMTPIWKKRGSDVTPEEYNEFYKSTFHDWEDPARTFSLHAEGTLEYDALLFIPGKAPFDLYSRDYEKGLELYSSNVLIMEKCADLLPDYYNFVRGVVDSADVTLNISRETLQQTRQLQAMERRIEKKVTSELESMRDNDRDDYVKFFENFGRGLKYGIYQSYGMKKDELGGLLLFWSAREQKYVTLQEYAEAMPEGQKAVYYAAGDDRERLAKMPVVKAVLAKGYDVLLCTEDVDEFCFQAMRDFEAKGLPKTYEDDAAREAAQKAQADGAEPETEDRTLELKNVSSGDLDLATEEEKKSAEEAAKANEDLFGAMKEALGEDVVTKVTVSARLTAADDAPSCVSAEGPVSLEMEKVLSTGPAPEDVKSQRVLEVNAAHPVFAKLQAAQAAGDKEKLALYTSLLYDQALLTEGLPVADPVAFAQNVCKLMA